Within the Mesobacillus boroniphilus genome, the region CAAAGCTTAAGACATCAGCAGGAGGAATTAAGGTCCGAAATGGAGATTGCCGCCAATGTTCAGCAAACCTTGCTCGGTACGAAAATCCCGGCTGTGCCTGGAATTGATATCGGGGCGATAAGTGTTCCAGCTAAACATATGAACGGTGATTACTTCCATTTTGTCCAGGATGAAAACAACAATATAAGTGTTGCGATTGCGGATGTAATCGGAAAAGGGATACCTGCAGCACTGTGTATGTCGATGATCAAATATGCGATGGACAGCCTGCCGGAAAACCGGCTTGATCCAAGCAGCATCCTGGAAAACCTGAATAGAGTCGTTGAGCAGAACGTTGACCCAAGCATGTTCATTACGATGTTCTACGGAATGTTCAATCCTTCCAACAATATCTTCTATTATTCATCCGCAGGGCATGAGCCTGGCTTCTATTACGATTCCAAAAAGAAGGAATTCTCGGAGTTGGTCGCTAGAGGCTTACTGCTAGGAGTGGACAAGCGGACGAAGTATACCCAGTATGAAAAAGAAATACTTCCTGGGGATATGGTGATCCTGATGTCTGACGGAGTAACAGAATGCAGGACAGAAGAAGGTTTCATCGAAAAGGAAACATTAATCGGGTATATAAATAAATATATTCACTTAAATGCTCAGGAAATTGTCAATAATATCTTTAGGGAACTTGAAAAACTTCAGCATTTCCAATTGCGAGATGATTTTACCTTAATCATTTTGAAAAGAGATGTTTAAACGGATTCAGAACCGGGTAAATCAAAAGAGCAATTGAATTGTAAAGGGTGGGTCATTTATGAATATTTCGATAGATGTTAAAGAAACAGAATCAAAGCTAGCGGTTAAAGTAAGCGGCGAAATTGATGCATATACAGCTCCACAGCTTCGTGAAAAGCTTTTCCCTTTGTCTGAAAAAGAGGGCGTAACGATGGTTGTCGACCTTTCAGAGGTCAATTATATGGATAGTACAGGGCTTGGAGTATTTGTAGGAGTATTTAAAAACGTCCGTGCGCATGACGGTGAATTTAAAATCGTAGGGGTGTCCGAACGTTTGCAGAGACTTTTCGAAATCACCGGCTTGGCCGATATTATCGATATAAACAGCCAGATTGAGGGTGGAGTGCAATGAACGAGTCATTTGACTATATTGAAATGAAAATCCCGGCTAAACCGGAATTCGTGGGTGTCATTCGTTTGACCCTCTCTGGTATTGCAAGCCGCATGGGTTTTTCATACGACGAAATTGAAGATTTAAAAATTGCTACCAGCGAAGCTTGTACCAACGCTGTACAGCACGCATATAAAAACAATGAGAACGGCGAAGTCATCATCGGTTTCGGATTGTATGAAGACAAGCTTGAAGTTATGGTTGCAGATAATGGCCAGAGCTTTGATTTCCATTCAGCGCGTCAGGGGCTTGGGCCTTATGACCAGAATAGTTCTGTGGAATTCCTTCGCGAAGGAGGCTTGGGACTGTATCTGATCGAAACCTTGATGGACGAGGTTCGTATTCATCACAAAGAGGGCGTCACGGTCTTTATGACCAAGTACCGAGAAGGAGAGCAGGTGGAGAGAGATGCAGAGACGATCTCAACCTAAGCAGAGGCCAAAAGAAGAGATTAATGAATTAATCAAAGCCTACCAGCAGCATGAGGATGCAGACGCCCAAAATGAGCTGGTTCTTCATTATCAAAACCTTGTCGAAACAATTGCCAGAAAGTATTCCAAAGGGAGATCATTCCACGAGGATATCTTCCAGGTTGGGATGATTGGTCTTTTAGGCGCAATCCGACGCTATGATGAAACATTTGGGAAAAGCTTTGAGGCATTTGCCGTGCCGACCATCATTGGAGAAATCAAAAGATTCTTAAGAGATAAAACGTGGAGCGTACACGTGCCGCGCAGGATAAAGGAGCTTGGTCCCAAAATCAAGACGACTGTCGAAGATTTGACCACCCAGCTGCACCGGTCTCCTCGAGTAGATGAAATCGCGGAAGCACTCCAGGTTTCTGAAGAAGAAGTATTGGAAGCTATGGAGATGGGGAAAAGCTACCAGGCGTTATCCGTTGACCATTCTATTGAAGCCGATTCTGACGGAGGAACAGTCACCCTGTTGGATATAGTCGGAAACATTGATGATGGCTATGAAAAAATCAATCAGAGAATGGTGCTCGAAAAAGTACTGCATGTATTGAACGAACGCGAAAAGTTAATTATCCAATATACCTATCTTGATAACCTCAGCCAAAAAGAGGCTGGTGACAAGCTTGGCATTTCACAGATGCATGTATCACGACTTCAAAGAAGGGCAATAAAAAAGCTCCAAGAAGCGATCCATGCGGAAAACAACAACTCGGAGTTCATTACATGATCCAACAGTTCAAAGACAAAATAGAACTTTATGCTTACCAGACAATCAAAGAAGGTAAAATAGAGTGCGGTGACAGTTATTATTATACAGCTACTGATGAGTATTTTGTCTGTGTACTTGCTGATGGATTAGGGTCAGGGCAATACGCCCACGAAGCTTCTGCGGCAGTCGTTTCAGTAGTAGAGCAACACCATCACGAAGACGTAGATACGCTCATGAAATACTGCAACAATATTTTGGTGCAAAAACGAGGGGCTGCTGTCTCGATCTTCAAAGTCTACTTCGAAACCCGCGAATTTGTATACAGCTGTGTCGGAAATATCCGCTTCTTCCTCTACGCCTCAAATGGCAAGCTGACATACCCTTTGCCAGTCACAGGCTATCTATCAGGGAAGCCGCAGGTATTTCACACTCAGAGATTCGTTTATGAGCCAGAATCAAAATTCCTGATTTACTCAGACGGTTTTGACAATATCCATGGCGCTAAAACGATATTGAAGGGGTATCGCTCAGTTGCTGCCATCGCAGAACAAATCAAAAACGAATATGCAAACTCAATGGATGATGCAACTTTTATTGTGGGAAGTCTACTTTAGCCGGTGGGCTTCTTTTTGTTTTAT harbors:
- the rsbW gene encoding anti-sigma B factor RsbW, with translation MNESFDYIEMKIPAKPEFVGVIRLTLSGIASRMGFSYDEIEDLKIATSEACTNAVQHAYKNNENGEVIIGFGLYEDKLEVMVADNGQSFDFHSARQGLGPYDQNSSVEFLREGGLGLYLIETLMDEVRIHHKEGVTVFMTKYREGEQVERDAETIST
- the sigB gene encoding RNA polymerase sigma factor SigB, which encodes MQRRSQPKQRPKEEINELIKAYQQHEDADAQNELVLHYQNLVETIARKYSKGRSFHEDIFQVGMIGLLGAIRRYDETFGKSFEAFAVPTIIGEIKRFLRDKTWSVHVPRRIKELGPKIKTTVEDLTTQLHRSPRVDEIAEALQVSEEEVLEAMEMGKSYQALSVDHSIEADSDGGTVTLLDIVGNIDDGYEKINQRMVLEKVLHVLNEREKLIIQYTYLDNLSQKEAGDKLGISQMHVSRLQRRAIKKLQEAIHAENNNSEFIT
- a CDS encoding PP2C family protein-serine/threonine phosphatase — encoded protein: MDFREMMESKYRDILDNYIKEQSEQALYAGQKFSRKSIEHKIAPEEIISVHKSLLLEMYPELPEDIMHSFDILLEVMIGYGIAYREHQSLRHQQEELRSEMEIAANVQQTLLGTKIPAVPGIDIGAISVPAKHMNGDYFHFVQDENNNISVAIADVIGKGIPAALCMSMIKYAMDSLPENRLDPSSILENLNRVVEQNVDPSMFITMFYGMFNPSNNIFYYSSAGHEPGFYYDSKKKEFSELVARGLLLGVDKRTKYTQYEKEILPGDMVILMSDGVTECRTEEGFIEKETLIGYINKYIHLNAQEIVNNIFRELEKLQHFQLRDDFTLIILKRDV
- a CDS encoding PP2C family serine/threonine-protein phosphatase, whose protein sequence is MIQQFKDKIELYAYQTIKEGKIECGDSYYYTATDEYFVCVLADGLGSGQYAHEASAAVVSVVEQHHHEDVDTLMKYCNNILVQKRGAAVSIFKVYFETREFVYSCVGNIRFFLYASNGKLTYPLPVTGYLSGKPQVFHTQRFVYEPESKFLIYSDGFDNIHGAKTILKGYRSVAAIAEQIKNEYANSMDDATFIVGSLL
- a CDS encoding anti-sigma factor antagonist encodes the protein MNISIDVKETESKLAVKVSGEIDAYTAPQLREKLFPLSEKEGVTMVVDLSEVNYMDSTGLGVFVGVFKNVRAHDGEFKIVGVSERLQRLFEITGLADIIDINSQIEGGVQ